In Capra hircus breed San Clemente chromosome 5, ASM170441v1, whole genome shotgun sequence, the DNA window GCATCCCTCACAGGTTAACAGTGTTAATACAAGTTGTGCAATCTCTTCTCCACCACTGTCCCATCACAAGGCAAAGCCATTTATGGCACAGACTCCCCCCCAGAGCCCACTGCATCGTGTCATCGGGGGGGATTCTTTGGTGCAGGGGACACTGAACCAGTAAATATTCTTACCCTTCATCCACTCTCTCCCATTAAAAACTTCACTAATAAATTCTCCAACACTTACAGCTTCTCTTCTGAGTGAATATACAGTTAGAAACCActttaaattatctttaaaacCATTATTCAGACTTGGAAATGGAAGTTAGTAATGTCTAGacgttttcatttcttcttaggCATGTTCTGGACATATACATAGTTCTTATACCTCTCCAAATATGTAACTTAAatgtcctttctttttcctgataGTCATTAAGTAATGGCTATCAAATGTTAGCAGCTGAGTGCATACCCATTATAATAACCGCAGTGCATTCTGATGCTACTCTGAGAAACAATACCAGGGAAttagaaaatttattaaaacaattaTAGAGATGATGATGGTTAAACAAGTATCTCATATAGAACTCAGCTAACTAAATCTTTGTGCTTGATAGATTACCCAAGTAATTTACATATGGAGGACACTTTATTGTTTAGAATATCCTTTTCTCATATGTTTCATGTACATAGATCATTTGACCTTAAAAATTCTCAAAAGTATAAGGGAACTACATATTGGACAGGGTAATAGGTTACCCAAATCCAGAGGgttgggtgtgtgcatgtgtgtgtgtttatgcagGTAGAGATAGTCTTTAAATTTTGAACTTTTCACTTCCGAATTCATGGTCTTTCCCATTATTTACAGCACAAAGCTTTCCTGATAAGCAAAGCTGCTTTTAACAttaggaagagaagcaaaatgaaacTTGGACCTAACTCTTCAACTGTCCAAAACGTTTTATGAACTTAAGAGCTGCTCAAATTATGAAACTTATAATACAACTCAGTAACTTTTCTTTTGTGCGGTAAACTTAAATGAACGATTATGAGAGCCACTAAAAGCACTatttaagaaatatgtatttagAATTAAGATCAATCAAGAGATAGAAAAACTAATAATATAAATGTCaagtataaaaaatattattttaaatgctcATCATTTATTAAAAAGGTTTAAGTACACATAATTCAAGATCAAAAAATCTAAATGCGTATAGATATATAGTGTTTTATAGGCTTGTAAACATTTATGttttatgattatatatttttacatgGAAACAAAACTGAACATTTTTGATGCTAAATCCATTGGGTAAAAGTTTATAGGAAGACAGGATTTGCACAGTCTCAATTTATCACCCAAATATGattataaagttaaaaagacAGCTTTACAATGAATAAATCTGGTCAATACTACCTTACTAAATTGATCACCACTAATGGCACAAACTGACATATGTATATTAATGTACTGTAATCTGAAGAACACAACATCACCAGAAATGTTTAATCTGCATCCAAGAATTAGAAAGTAATAGACAAAATCAAATCAGATTAAGGATCACTCTGTAAAACCAGCCTCAAACTCATCAAAAAATGCTagtcataaaagacaaaaaaaaaaagaactcatccATTTTATTGAACAGTAAATAGAAATGATAACAAAAACCAGTGAGGTCCTTGTCTGATTCCTAGATCAAAAATGAAGTAGTATAAAGGACATGATTGGGAAAATTAgggaaaatttaaatatgaacTATGTATGTtcaatatatatgttaaaatgggcttccctggtggctcagccgataaagaatctgcctgcaatgcaggagacctgggttcgatccctgggttgggaagatcccctggagaagggaacggctacccactctagtattctcactagagaatttcatggactgtatagtccatggggtcgcagagttggacacgactgagcaactttcactactcaccatatatgttaaataatggTATTGTATTAgagttagatttcttttttaaattggagtataattgctttaaagtgtctcattagtttctgctgttcaaagaagtgaatcagcaatatgtatacataaatatcccctacctcttggacctccctcccatccccatcccatccatctgggtcatcacagagcaccaagtgaGATCTCTATTTcttccctacaaataggttcatctataccatCTTAGTTAAATTTCTTTGGTGTGATAATGATATGGTTATTTGGAGACTGTTTTGTACATAGGAGATATATGTTGAAGTATTTAGAGTGAAGTGTCTTACGAGTAGCTCACTttcaaaatggttggatggcatcactgactcgatggacaggagtttgagcaaacttcgagagatagtgaaggacaggaaagcctggtgtgctacagtccatgagaccaaaaagattcagacatgacttagcaattgaacaacttTCAAACTGTTCAGAAAAAAACATTGAgtgatggagctaaagcaaataTGGGGAAATGTTAACAAGTGGTAAATCTAGGTGAAACATATAAAAGTTCATGGTACTACTTTTCTGTAGcttgaaacttttgaaaatattttgagaaagatAAAACCAAATGAAATTATCCTTTGAATTCTTTATTTCATATGCCCACCTCATCAATATTGAAATACAGGTTTAACATACACATACTTACTCTTTAAAGATTCAAAATATGAAATGTTGAACAAATGTTACAAATTATAATCAAAATTTACAACAAAGTACTTTATGACTAAGACAAAGgaattaaaaattatgttaaatgtCCTGTATAAATACAAAACAAGAATAAAGGCAATTGGCGGTATTAATATGCAGACTGGGTTTTCTCTATCTTAATTTCTCTGCTCCCCTCCTGCTTAAAATCATGAAAGGATTCATTACAAATTGGAAGTACAGAATTTTTAGAAAATCATTGGATGATGAGTTGTATGATTCTCTTTACAGGTACAGTTTACTCTTCAGCAATCTGTAAGCCATTGAAAGTGTAACTCCATAGCCAATGAAAAAAGCCAAAGCGCGATTTGGCTGGGGAAGGGGTGTCAAATACGCAATCGTGTGGTAGATTCGTGCTCCGACAAAGAGTCTGAAGTGCAGGATGGCTGTAGAGAGGTCTGGACCACTTAAGGAATACAGAAGGCCAATACCAAGAAATGGCACGATGTTTTCAAGGTCATTCAAGTGGGCTCTGTGGGAAAAAAGATAACTTGTAAAACCCTAATTTCAAAATCAGCAGAAATACATCCACTTTTCCCTCTCTTCTGAAACTAAATAGAAGTGTTAATGGATCTTAAACATGCAGAGtaagattcattttatttctctcaaaTTCCCTTGCTTCCCTATCCACTTGGCTGTTATTTAGAATGGctcattattttgtttcttttattttcagtgtaTCTCAATATATAAGAAAGAAGACTTTTTGCACTTCCAAAAATATCAAAAGTGCATCTACATAATAAAACTCCCATCacttttatacatataaaatattttttcttctgaggTCTGTACAATAGCAATTCAAGATTCCTCTTATAAAAATTCTTCTTCCCAAAAGCAGAAAATCCTTTGGGTTAGTATCTTTCTTGAGACTCCCCTCCTCACTTGTGCTACGATGCAAAATGGTCACTGATACCACCCTTGCCCATTCACTCAAGCCACTAGGTTACCAGAAATCAATTTACCAATCTTAATATCAAGAATTTCATTTTCTCCACATACAGATTACAGAATATATAACTAGCCTTTCAAACATGGGAAGAATATCAGCCAACCTATCCTAAAATTGCAAAAGGAATTAGTAGTGATGGGGCAAAATATACACAAACATGATAGACAATAATAAAGGGAAAGTCATGCATTTAGATCTGAATTTCATACCACAGCTAGGAGAAAACAGAAGGCATGGCTTAGACACAACTTTTTCTCCAATTCATGGCACCTCTGGCTAGGATTGTGAACACAAGACACGTCAATTACTGACGAgatc includes these proteins:
- the MGST1 gene encoding microsomal glutathione S-transferase 1; the encoded protein is MVNLSHLMENEVFMAFASYATIVLSKMMFMSIATAFYRLTRKVFVNPEDCAGFGKGENAKKYLRTDDRVERVRRAHLNDLENIVPFLGIGLLYSLSGPDLSTAILHFRLFVGARIYHTIAYLTPLPQPNRALAFFIGYGVTLSMAYRLLKSKLYL